A region from the Pseudomonas sp. P8_229 genome encodes:
- a CDS encoding YgiQ family radical SAM protein, giving the protein MQAAKPLFDYPKYWAECFGPAPFLPMSREEMDQLGWDSCDIIIVTGDAYVDHPSFGMAIIGRLLESQGFRVGIIAQPNWQSKDDFMKLGEPNLFFGVAAGNMDSMINRYTADKKIRSDDAYTPGGMAGKRPDRASLVYSQRCKEAYKHVPIVLGGIEASLRRIAHYDYWQDRVRNSILIDASADILLYGNAERAIVEVAQRLSYGHKIEDITDVRGTAFIRRDTPQGWYEVDSTRIDRPGKVDKIINPYVNTQDTQACAIEQEKGPVDDPEEAKVVQILASPKMTRDKTVIRLPSMEKVRNDPVLYAHANRVLHLETNPGNARALVQKHGEIDVWFNPPPIPMTTEEMDYVFGMPYARVPHPAYGKEKIPAYDMIRFSVNIMRGCFGGCTFCSITEHEGRIIQNRSEESIIREIEEIRDKVPGFTGVISDLGGPTANMYRIACKTPEIESACRKPSCVFPGICPNLNTDHSSLIQLYRSARALPGVKKILIASGLRYDLAVESPEYVKELVTHHVGGYLKIAPEHTEEGPLNQMMKPGIGSYDKFKRMFEKYTKEAGKEQYLIPYFIAAHPGTTDEDMMNLALWLKGNGFRADQVQAFYPSPMATATAMYHSGKNPLRKVTYKSDGVTIVKSEDQRRLHKAFLRYHDPKGWPMLREALIRMGRGDLIGPGKDQLIPAHQPATDSYQSARRKNSTPAGSHKVAKEGKEKTTKILTQHTGLPPRASDGGNPWDKREQAKAAAFARNQQAAKERKDAAKGKGPKPARKPVVPR; this is encoded by the coding sequence ATGCAAGCAGCCAAGCCGTTATTTGACTATCCAAAGTACTGGGCCGAATGTTTCGGGCCAGCGCCGTTCCTGCCGATGAGCAGGGAGGAGATGGATCAGCTCGGCTGGGATTCCTGCGACATCATCATCGTCACCGGTGATGCCTACGTCGATCACCCCTCGTTCGGCATGGCGATCATCGGCCGGCTGCTGGAGTCCCAGGGCTTCCGCGTCGGGATCATTGCCCAGCCGAACTGGCAGTCCAAAGACGACTTCATGAAGCTCGGCGAGCCGAACCTGTTCTTCGGCGTCGCGGCCGGCAACATGGACTCGATGATCAACCGCTACACCGCGGACAAGAAAATCCGCTCCGACGACGCCTATACCCCGGGTGGCATGGCCGGCAAACGTCCGGATCGCGCGAGCCTGGTCTATAGCCAGCGTTGCAAGGAAGCGTACAAGCATGTGCCGATCGTACTCGGCGGCATCGAAGCTTCCCTGCGCCGCATCGCCCACTACGACTACTGGCAGGATCGCGTGCGCAATTCGATCCTGATCGACGCCAGCGCCGACATTCTGCTGTACGGCAACGCCGAGCGGGCGATTGTCGAAGTCGCGCAGCGTCTGTCCTACGGGCACAAGATCGAAGACATCACCGACGTGCGCGGCACCGCGTTCATTCGCCGTGACACGCCGCAAGGCTGGTACGAAGTCGATTCCACGCGTATCGACCGTCCGGGCAAGGTCGACAAGATCATCAACCCGTACGTGAACACCCAGGACACCCAGGCCTGCGCCATCGAGCAAGAGAAGGGCCCGGTGGATGATCCTGAGGAAGCCAAGGTCGTACAGATCCTGGCCAGCCCGAAGATGACCCGCGACAAGACCGTGATCCGCCTGCCGTCGATGGAAAAGGTGCGTAACGACCCGGTCCTGTACGCCCACGCCAACCGCGTGTTGCATCTGGAAACCAACCCGGGCAACGCCCGTGCGCTGGTGCAGAAGCATGGCGAGATCGACGTCTGGTTCAACCCGCCGCCGATTCCGATGACCACTGAAGAAATGGACTACGTGTTCGGCATGCCTTACGCACGGGTTCCGCACCCGGCGTACGGCAAGGAAAAGATCCCGGCCTACGACATGATCCGTTTCTCGGTGAACATCATGCGTGGCTGCTTCGGTGGCTGCACCTTCTGCTCGATCACTGAGCACGAAGGCCGGATCATCCAGAACCGTTCCGAAGAGTCGATCATTCGCGAAATCGAAGAGATCCGCGACAAGGTCCCGGGCTTCACCGGCGTCATTTCCGACCTCGGTGGCCCGACCGCGAACATGTACCGCATCGCCTGCAAGACACCGGAAATCGAATCCGCGTGCCGCAAGCCATCGTGCGTGTTCCCGGGTATCTGCCCGAACCTGAACACCGACCACTCGTCGCTGATTCAACTGTACCGCAGCGCCCGTGCCTTGCCGGGTGTGAAGAAGATCCTGATTGCCTCCGGCCTGCGTTACGACCTCGCGGTCGAGTCGCCGGAGTACGTCAAAGAGCTGGTGACCCACCACGTCGGCGGGTACCTGAAGATCGCCCCGGAACACACCGAGGAAGGTCCGCTCAACCAGATGATGAAACCGGGCATCGGCAGCTATGACAAGTTCAAGCGCATGTTCGAGAAGTACACCAAGGAAGCGGGCAAAGAGCAGTACCTGATTCCGTACTTCATCGCCGCCCACCCGGGTACTACCGACGAAGACATGATGAACCTGGCGCTCTGGCTCAAGGGCAACGGCTTCCGTGCCGACCAGGTGCAGGCGTTCTACCCGTCGCCAATGGCCACCGCCACCGCGATGTACCACTCGGGCAAGAACCCGCTGCGCAAGGTCACGTACAAGAGTGACGGCGTGACCATCGTCAAGAGCGAAGACCAGCGTCGTCTGCACAAGGCGTTCTTGCGTTATCACGATCCGAAGGGCTGGCCGATGCTGCGCGAAGCGCTGATTCGCATGGGCCGTGGTGATCTGATCGGGCCGGGCAAGGATCAACTGATTCCGGCCCATCAGCCAGCGACCGACAGCTACCAGAGCGCCCGTCGCAAGAACTCGACACCGGCCGGCAGCCACAAGGTCGCGAAAGAGGGCAAAGAGAAGACCACCAAGATTCTCACTCAGCACACCGGACTGCCGCCGCGTGCCAGTGACGGTGGCAATCCGTGGGACAAGCGTGAACAGGCCAAGGCGGCGGCATTCGCCCGCAACCAGCAGGCGGCCAAGGAGCGCAAGGACGCGGCCAAGGGCAAAGGGCCGAAACCGGCTCGCAAGCCAGTGGTACCGCGCTAA
- a CDS encoding transglutaminase family protein has translation MSIHVALHHVTHYRYDRAVELGPQIVRLRPAAHSRTRILSYALNVSPEQHFINWQQDPQGNYLARLVFPEKTDELRIEVDLLAEMAVFNPFDFFLEPYAEKIPFAYAADERKELAPYLETLPLTPAFKVYLDAIDRTPLPAVDFLVMLNQRLSEDIRYLIRMEPGVQTPEHTLEHASGSCRDSAWLLVQLLRNLGLAARFVSGYLIQLTADVKSLDGPSGTEVDFTDLHAWCEVYLPGAGWIGLDATSGLFAGEGHIPLACSPDPSSAAPISGLVEPCECQFSHEMSVERIWEAPRVTKPYTDEQWLAIQALGRQIDADLLEGDVRLTMGGEPTFVSIDDPDGAEWNTAALGPDKRRLSAELFQRMRKHYAPKGLVHFGQGKWYPGEQLPRWSLNCYWRRDGVPIWHNNALIADEQQDYGADGVLAGRFLASVAERLKLPARFVFPAYEDNFYYLWREGALPSNVSAEDSRLEEPLERARLRKVFSQGLDKVIGQVLPLARTAKGDQWQSGRWYLRDEHCRLVPGDSPLGYRLPLGSQPWVKAAEYPFILPNDPNQDFPPLPDTTPLNSHGQPASADERPPKIDESADWLTRTAFCAEAREGRLYLFMPPLERVEDYLELVAAIEATAEELHCPVLLEGYEPPSDPRLSNFRLTPDPGVIEVNVQPSATWDELVERTEFLYEEARQTRLTTEKFMIDGRHTGTGGGNHFVLGGATPADSPFLRRPDLLRSLISYWHNHPSLSYLFSGLFIGPTSQAPRVDEARNDALYELEIAFAQMPQVGEECPPWLVDRLLRNLLIDVTGNTHRAEFCIDKLYSPDGATGRLGLLELRAFEMPPHARMSLAQQLLLRALVARFWREPYAPPKLARWGTELHDRFMLPHFIEQDFADVIVELNSAGYPLRAEWFAAHLEFRFPKVGDYAVNGIELQLRQALEPWHVLGEEGTAGGTVRYVDSSLERLQIKLNGLPPQRYLLTCNGVPVPLQPTGRIGEFVAGVRFRAWQPANCLQPTIPVHAPLVFDLLDTWMQRSLGGCQYHVAHPGGRNYETLPVNANEAESRRMARFFRIGHTPGKLPIPNLTISDELPMTLDLRRF, from the coding sequence GTGTCGATTCATGTCGCATTGCATCACGTCACGCATTACCGCTACGACCGCGCTGTCGAACTCGGCCCGCAGATCGTTCGCCTGCGCCCGGCTGCCCACAGCCGCACGCGGATACTCTCGTATGCGCTGAATGTCTCGCCCGAGCAGCACTTCATCAACTGGCAGCAGGACCCCCAGGGCAACTACCTCGCGCGTCTGGTCTTCCCCGAGAAAACCGACGAGCTGCGCATCGAGGTCGATCTGCTGGCCGAGATGGCGGTGTTCAACCCGTTCGACTTCTTCCTCGAACCCTACGCCGAGAAAATCCCCTTCGCCTACGCCGCCGATGAGCGCAAGGAACTGGCGCCGTACCTCGAAACCCTGCCGCTGACGCCGGCCTTCAAAGTCTATCTGGACGCCATCGATCGCACGCCGCTGCCGGCGGTTGATTTTCTGGTGATGCTCAACCAACGCCTCAGCGAAGATATCCGCTACCTGATCCGTATGGAGCCGGGCGTGCAGACCCCGGAGCACACCCTCGAACACGCCTCTGGTTCCTGCCGCGATTCGGCGTGGCTGCTGGTGCAGTTGCTGCGCAATCTCGGCTTGGCCGCGCGGTTTGTTTCCGGTTATCTGATTCAACTGACCGCCGATGTGAAAAGCCTCGACGGCCCGTCCGGCACCGAAGTCGATTTCACCGACCTGCACGCCTGGTGCGAGGTGTATTTGCCCGGCGCTGGCTGGATCGGTCTGGATGCCACCTCCGGATTGTTCGCCGGTGAAGGGCATATCCCGTTGGCCTGCAGTCCCGATCCTTCCTCGGCAGCGCCGATCAGTGGCTTGGTCGAACCGTGCGAATGCCAGTTCAGCCACGAGATGTCAGTGGAGCGTATCTGGGAAGCACCACGGGTGACCAAGCCCTACACCGACGAGCAGTGGCTGGCGATTCAAGCGCTGGGTCGGCAGATCGATGCCGATCTGCTGGAAGGTGATGTGCGCCTGACCATGGGCGGCGAACCGACCTTCGTGTCCATCGACGACCCCGACGGCGCCGAGTGGAACACTGCAGCGCTGGGCCCGGACAAGCGCCGGCTCTCCGCCGAACTGTTCCAGCGCATGCGCAAACACTACGCGCCCAAAGGCCTGGTGCATTTCGGTCAGGGCAAGTGGTACCCGGGCGAGCAATTGCCGCGCTGGTCGCTCAACTGTTATTGGCGCCGTGATGGCGTACCGATCTGGCACAACAACGCGCTGATCGCCGACGAGCAGCAGGATTACGGCGCCGACGGCGTGCTGGCTGGGCGCTTTCTGGCGAGTGTCGCCGAACGTCTGAAATTGCCTGCGCGCTTTGTGTTCCCGGCCTACGAAGACAATTTCTATTACCTCTGGCGCGAAGGCGCGCTGCCGAGCAACGTCAGCGCCGAAGACTCACGGCTGGAGGAGCCGCTGGAGCGCGCGCGTCTGCGCAAGGTCTTCAGTCAGGGGCTGGATAAAGTGATCGGTCAGGTTCTGCCGCTGGCGCGCACCGCCAAGGGTGATCAATGGCAGAGCGGGCGCTGGTATCTGCGCGACGAGCATTGCCGACTGGTGCCGGGGGATTCGCCGCTGGGTTATCGCCTGCCGCTCGGCTCGCAGCCGTGGGTGAAGGCCGCCGAGTATCCGTTCATTCTTCCCAACGACCCGAATCAGGACTTCCCGCCGCTGCCGGACACGACGCCGCTCAACAGTCATGGCCAGCCTGCGTCTGCCGACGAGCGCCCGCCAAAAATTGACGAATCCGCCGACTGGCTGACCCGCACCGCATTCTGTGCCGAGGCGCGCGAAGGGCGGTTGTACCTGTTCATGCCGCCGCTTGAGCGGGTCGAGGATTATCTGGAACTGGTGGCGGCCATCGAAGCCACCGCCGAAGAGCTGCATTGCCCGGTGCTGCTGGAAGGTTATGAGCCACCGAGTGATCCGCGCCTGAGCAACTTTCGCCTCACCCCGGATCCGGGTGTTATCGAGGTTAACGTGCAGCCGTCCGCGACTTGGGACGAACTGGTCGAGCGCACCGAGTTTCTCTATGAAGAGGCGCGGCAAACCCGCCTGACCACGGAAAAATTCATGATCGACGGGCGCCACACCGGCACCGGCGGCGGCAACCATTTTGTCCTCGGTGGCGCGACGCCGGCGGACTCGCCGTTCCTGCGCCGCCCGGATCTGCTGCGCAGCCTGATCAGCTACTGGCACAACCATCCGTCATTGTCCTACCTGTTTTCCGGCTTGTTCATCGGCCCGACCTCGCAGGCACCACGGGTCGACGAGGCACGCAACGACGCTTTGTACGAACTGGAAATCGCCTTCGCGCAGATGCCACAAGTGGGCGAAGAATGCCCGCCGTGGTTGGTGGATCGGTTGTTGCGCAATTTGCTGATCGACGTCACTGGCAACACTCACCGTGCCGAGTTCTGCATCGACAAACTGTATTCTCCGGACGGTGCGACCGGGCGCCTCGGTCTGCTCGAGTTGCGCGCTTTTGAAATGCCACCGCATGCGCGCATGAGTCTGGCCCAGCAGTTGTTGCTGCGCGCACTGGTCGCGCGGTTCTGGCGCGAGCCGTATGCGCCGCCGAAACTGGCGCGCTGGGGTACCGAACTGCACGACCGCTTCATGCTGCCGCACTTCATCGAGCAGGATTTCGCCGACGTCATCGTCGAACTCAACAGTGCTGGTTATCCGTTGCGCGCCGAATGGTTCGCCGCGCATCTGGAGTTCCGTTTTCCCAAGGTCGGTGATTACGCGGTCAATGGCATCGAACTGCAATTGCGGCAGGCGCTGGAGCCTTGGCATGTGTTGGGCGAGGAGGGCACGGCGGGCGGCACGGTGCGCTATGTCGATTCGTCGCTGGAGCGTTTGCAGATCAAACTCAACGGGCTGCCGCCGCAGCGTTACCTGCTGACCTGCAACGGTGTTCCGGTGCCGCTGCAACCGACCGGGCGCATCGGCGAGTTCGTCGCCGGCGTGCGTTTTCGGGCCTGGCAACCGGCCAACTGCCTGCAACCGACCATCCCGGTGCATGCGCCGCTGGTGTTCGATCTGCTCGATACCTGGATGCAGCGTTCGCTGGGCGGTTGCCAATACCACGTTGCACACCCGGGCGGGCGCAATTACGAGACCTTGCCGGTCAATGCCAACGAGGCAGAGAGCCGGCGCATGGCGCGCTTCTTCCGCATCGGACACACGCCGGGGAAACTTCCGATACCGAACCTGACAATCTCCGACGAGCTGCCGATGACGCTCGATTTGCGACGTTTCTAA
- a CDS encoding circularly permuted type 2 ATP-grasp protein yields the protein MPDLLDRYPRTAGTYHELLDDSGEVRAHWRRLFDQLQRSSPAQLVQRQALLARQIQENGVTYNVYADPKGADRPWELDLLPHVIAADEWQQLSAGIAQRARLLNAVLADLYGPQRLISEGLLPAELVFGHNNFLWPCQGIAPPEKAFLHLYAVDLARTPDGRWWVTADRTQAPSGAGYALENRTIVSRAFPELYRDLKVQHLAGFFRTLQETLARQAPCDDDAPLVVLLTPGRFNESYFEHLYLARQLGYPLVEGGDLTVRDATVYLKTLSGLRRVHAIMRRLDDDFCDPLELRTDSALGVPGLLEAVRQGRVLVANALGSGVLESPGLLGFLPKINQYLFGEELILPSIATWWCGEAPVLAQALEKLPELLIKPAFPSQSFAPVLGRDLSEQQRQALAERMQARPYAYVAQELAQLSQAPIWQAEDGQLQPRAIGMRMYAVASRDGYRVLPGGLTRVAAEADAEVVSMQRGGASKDTWVLGERPPSGEQWKTQRNVGVHDLVRRDPYLPSRVVENLFWFGRYCERCDDSARLLRIMLARYVDGDDPQALQAALELGERLMLLPEEGELPERLLAALLGEDWSFSLRSNLQRLQWAASQVRGKLSRENWQALVELQREAMELDTDAPDFGELLDFLNRLVMSLAALSGFALDDMTRDEGWRFLMIGRRIERLQFLSSSLAAFLRGSAAFDQAGLEWLLELGNSSITYRSRYLAVAQLIPVLDLLLLDEQNPHAVLFQLKLVTRTLKRLNDDFGVPREAGLPQLVERLARFDLGCLENALFGESSVRAALDGLADLLHDIAEASGQVSDRLALRHFAHVDDVSQRTVSV from the coding sequence ATGCCTGACCTGCTAGACCGCTACCCGCGCACTGCGGGCACTTATCACGAACTGCTGGATGACAGCGGGGAAGTGCGCGCGCATTGGCGGCGGCTGTTCGATCAGTTACAGCGCAGCAGCCCTGCGCAACTGGTGCAGCGTCAGGCGTTGCTGGCCCGACAGATCCAGGAAAACGGCGTCACCTATAACGTTTATGCCGACCCCAAGGGCGCTGACCGGCCGTGGGAACTGGATCTGTTGCCGCACGTGATCGCCGCTGATGAGTGGCAGCAGTTGTCCGCCGGGATCGCCCAGCGTGCGCGCCTGCTCAACGCGGTGCTGGCCGATCTTTATGGTCCGCAGCGGCTGATCAGCGAAGGGTTGCTGCCGGCGGAACTGGTCTTCGGTCATAACAATTTTCTCTGGCCTTGTCAGGGCATTGCGCCGCCTGAAAAGGCCTTTCTGCATCTGTACGCCGTGGACCTGGCGCGCACGCCGGACGGACGCTGGTGGGTGACTGCAGATCGCACCCAGGCGCCGTCGGGGGCCGGTTACGCGCTGGAAAACCGCACCATCGTCTCCCGCGCCTTTCCCGAGTTGTACCGCGACCTGAAGGTGCAGCACCTGGCCGGATTCTTCCGCACCCTGCAGGAAACCCTCGCACGTCAGGCGCCCTGTGACGACGACGCGCCGCTGGTGGTGCTGCTGACGCCCGGGCGTTTCAACGAAAGCTATTTCGAACATCTTTATCTGGCGCGCCAGCTCGGTTATCCACTGGTGGAGGGCGGCGACCTGACGGTGCGCGACGCCACGGTGTATCTGAAGACCCTCAGCGGCCTGCGCCGGGTGCATGCAATCATGCGTCGGCTCGACGATGACTTCTGCGATCCGCTGGAGCTGCGCACCGACTCGGCACTCGGTGTACCCGGGTTGCTGGAGGCGGTACGTCAGGGCCGGGTGCTGGTGGCCAATGCCTTGGGCAGCGGCGTGCTGGAATCACCGGGATTGCTCGGGTTTCTGCCGAAGATCAATCAGTATCTGTTCGGCGAAGAGCTGATTCTGCCGTCCATCGCCACCTGGTGGTGCGGTGAGGCGCCGGTGCTGGCACAGGCGCTGGAAAAACTCCCGGAGCTGCTGATCAAACCGGCGTTCCCCTCACAAAGTTTTGCGCCAGTGTTGGGCCGGGATCTGAGTGAACAACAGCGCCAGGCGCTCGCCGAACGCATGCAGGCCCGGCCCTATGCCTACGTGGCGCAAGAGCTGGCGCAGCTGTCCCAGGCGCCGATCTGGCAAGCCGAGGACGGCCAGTTGCAACCGCGGGCCATCGGCATGCGCATGTACGCGGTGGCCAGTCGCGACGGCTATCGCGTGCTGCCCGGTGGCTTGACCCGAGTCGCCGCCGAGGCCGATGCCGAAGTGGTGTCGATGCAGCGCGGCGGAGCGAGCAAGGACACCTGGGTGCTGGGCGAGCGCCCGCCGAGCGGCGAACAATGGAAAACCCAGCGCAACGTCGGCGTGCATGACCTTGTCCGGCGCGACCCGTACCTGCCGTCGCGGGTGGTCGAAAATCTGTTCTGGTTCGGTCGTTACTGCGAGCGTTGTGATGACAGTGCGCGATTGCTGCGGATCATGCTTGCGCGCTATGTCGACGGCGACGACCCGCAAGCCTTGCAGGCGGCGCTCGAACTGGGCGAGCGCCTGATGTTGCTGCCGGAGGAGGGCGAGCTGCCGGAGCGCTTGCTGGCAGCGCTGCTTGGCGAAGACTGGTCGTTCAGCCTGCGTTCCAACCTGCAACGCTTGCAGTGGGCCGCCTCACAGGTGCGCGGCAAGCTCTCGCGGGAGAACTGGCAGGCCTTGGTGGAGTTGCAGCGCGAAGCCATGGAGCTGGACACCGACGCGCCGGACTTCGGCGAGTTGCTGGATTTTCTCAACCGCCTGGTGATGTCGCTGGCGGCGCTGTCCGGGTTTGCCCTGGACGACATGACCCGCGACGAAGGCTGGCGCTTCCTGATGATCGGTCGGCGCATCGAGCGCCTGCAGTTTCTCAGCAGCAGCCTCGCCGCATTCCTGCGCGGTAGCGCCGCGTTCGATCAGGCCGGGCTGGAGTGGTTGCTGGAGCTGGGCAACAGCAGCATCACTTACCGTTCCCGCTATCTGGCGGTGGCGCAGTTGATCCCGGTGCTCGACTTGTTGCTGCTCGACGAACAGAACCCGCATGCGGTGTTGTTCCAGTTGAAACTGGTGACCCGCACGCTGAAGCGCTTGAACGATGATTTCGGCGTGCCCCGCGAGGCCGGATTGCCGCAACTGGTCGAGCGCCTGGCGCGTTTTGATCTGGGTTGTCTGGAAAACGCGCTGTTCGGCGAATCCAGCGTGCGCGCCGCACTAGATGGCCTGGCGGACTTGCTGCACGACATCGCCGAGGCCAGCGGGCAAGTCTCGGATCGTCTGGCCCTGCGCCACTTTGCCCATGTCGATGATGTCAGCCAGCGTACGGTGTCCGTCTGA
- a CDS encoding transglutaminase family protein, with protein sequence MNAHYQIFHDTCYHYDSPVSLAQQLAHLWPRECTWQRCTEQQLLISPDPTARRDELDVFGNPLTRLAFERPHDELQVNAQLTVEVLARPALDFNQSPAWELTRDALTYSSQPLSAELLEACRYRFQSPYVHLKRSFVEFSESCFSPGRPLMLGVQALMQKIFSEFTFDAEATQVATPLVEVLERRRGVCQDFAHLMLACVRSRGLAARYISGYLLTQPPPGQPRLIGADASHAWVSVFCPVLGWVDFDPTNNVQPALEHITLAWGRDFSDVSPLRGVILGGGSHDPEVRVTVMPLD encoded by the coding sequence ATGAATGCGCATTACCAGATCTTCCACGACACCTGTTATCACTACGACAGCCCGGTGTCGCTGGCGCAGCAATTGGCGCACCTGTGGCCGCGTGAGTGCACATGGCAACGCTGCACCGAGCAGCAATTGCTGATCAGCCCGGACCCGACAGCGCGCCGCGATGAGCTGGATGTGTTTGGTAATCCGTTGACCCGGCTGGCCTTTGAGCGCCCGCACGATGAATTGCAGGTCAATGCGCAGCTCACCGTTGAAGTGCTGGCGCGACCGGCGCTGGATTTCAATCAGTCGCCCGCCTGGGAGCTGACGCGTGATGCGCTGACCTACAGCAGTCAGCCGTTGTCCGCTGAGCTGCTCGAAGCCTGTCGTTATCGGTTTCAGTCACCTTATGTGCATCTGAAGCGCAGCTTTGTCGAGTTCTCCGAAAGCTGCTTCTCGCCCGGTCGGCCCTTGATGCTCGGCGTGCAAGCCTTGATGCAGAAGATTTTCAGCGAGTTCACCTTCGATGCCGAGGCCACTCAGGTGGCGACGCCGCTGGTGGAGGTGCTGGAGCGCCGGCGCGGCGTGTGTCAGGACTTCGCCCATCTGATGCTCGCCTGCGTGCGTTCGCGGGGGCTGGCGGCGCGTTACATCAGCGGTTATCTGCTGACCCAGCCGCCGCCGGGGCAGCCACGGCTGATCGGTGCCGATGCGTCGCATGCCTGGGTGTCGGTGTTCTGTCCGGTGTTGGGCTGGGTGGATTTCGATCCGACCAACAATGTGCAGCCGGCGCTGGAGCACATCACGCTGGCGTGGGGCCGGGACTTTTCTGATGTGTCGCCGTTGCGGGGGGTGATTCTGGGCGGCGGCAGTCACGACCCGGAAGTGCGGGTCACCGTAATGCCACTGGATTAA
- a CDS encoding TIGR00730 family Rossman fold protein — protein MSLKSVCVFCGANAGTDPAYTEAAKALGRALAERHLTLVYGGGAVGLMGLVADAALAAGGEVIGIIPQSLMDKEIGHKSLTRLEVVDGMHARKARMAELSDAFVALPGGLGTLEELFEVWTWGQLGYHGKPLGLLEVNGFYSKLTAFLDHIVGEGFVRAPHRDMLQVSESPQTLLDALDQWKPTVTPKWVDQKPG, from the coding sequence ATGTCTCTCAAATCCGTTTGTGTATTTTGCGGTGCCAACGCCGGCACTGATCCGGCTTACACCGAGGCCGCCAAAGCCCTTGGCCGCGCACTGGCCGAGCGCCACTTGACCCTGGTCTATGGCGGTGGCGCCGTGGGGTTGATGGGGCTTGTCGCCGACGCCGCACTGGCCGCTGGCGGTGAAGTGATCGGGATCATTCCGCAAAGTCTGATGGACAAGGAAATCGGCCACAAAAGCCTGACCCGCCTCGAAGTGGTCGACGGCATGCACGCGCGCAAGGCACGCATGGCCGAACTCAGCGATGCGTTCGTCGCGTTGCCCGGTGGCCTCGGCACGCTGGAAGAGCTGTTCGAAGTCTGGACCTGGGGCCAGCTCGGCTACCACGGCAAGCCGCTGGGCCTGCTGGAAGTGAACGGTTTTTACAGCAAACTCACGGCTTTTCTCGACCATATCGTCGGCGAAGGCTTCGTTCGCGCGCCACACCGTGACATGCTGCAAGTGAGCGAATCGCCACAAACCCTGCTCGATGCTCTCGATCAGTGGAAGCCGACCGTCACCCCCAAGTGGGTAGACCAAAAACCCGGCTAA